A single genomic interval of Monodelphis domestica isolate mMonDom1 chromosome X, mMonDom1.pri, whole genome shotgun sequence harbors:
- the AGTR2 gene encoding type-2 angiotensin II receptor, giving the protein MTSELSSQRFQADISLTPFAIKNNYSSSTKSENMVNDPYIGPINTSNNNTSTAKCLLKLSGYHLAFIPVLYYIIFVLGLIGNSVVVSLFCCHRGPKKVASIYIFNLAMADLLFLATLPLWATYYSYGYNWFFGSVMCKISSALLCLNMYASVFFITCMSIDRYQAVVYPFQSQRRTPWQMSFIVPLVWGLACVSSLPTFYFRDTKPIEHLGVNACIMAFPPEQYSQWSAGMAFMKNALGFVIPLVFIATCYAGIRKHLMKASGFGKNQLMRDRVLKMAAAVVLAFVICWLPFHVLTFLDTLAWLHVITNCDVISAIDTAMPFGICMGFANSCINPFLYCFVGNQFQERCRRLFKLRVSQLRKNRDSMSSRKGNSLKEVETLME; this is encoded by the coding sequence ATGACCAGTGAACTTAGTTCACAAAGATTTCAGGCTGATATTTCACTGACCCCATTTGCTATAAAGAACAACTACTCATCTTCCACCAAAAGTGAAAACATGGTTAACGATCCCTACATCGGACCTATAAACACATCTAACAATAATACGTCAACGGCCAAATGCCTGCTGAAGCTCTCAGGGTATCACTTAGCCTTCATTCCTGTTCTCTACTATATCATCTTTGTCCTTGGTTTAATTGGCAACAGTGTGGTAGTTTCCCTCTTCTGCTGCCACCGGGGGCCCAAAAAAGTTGCCAGTATTTACATCTTCAATCTTGCCATGGCAGACCTGCTGTTTCTAGCCACTCTCCCACTCTGGGCCACTTATTATTCTTATGGCTACAACTGGTTCTTTGGTTCAGTGATGTGTAAAATCTCCAGTGCCCTCCTGTGCCTGAACATGTATGCCAGTGTTTTTTTTATCACTTGCATGAGTATAGACAGGTACCAAGCTGTCGTCTACCCCTTCCAGTCCCAGAGAAGAACCCCGTGGCAGATGTCGTTTATTGTGCCCCTCGTGTGGGGCCTGGCATGTGTGTCCTCACTGCCAACATTTTATTTCCGAGACACTAAGCCCATTGAGCACTTGGGAGTGAATGCCTGTATCATGGCCTTCCCTCCTGAGCAGTATTCCCAGTGGTCCGCAGGGATGGCCTTCATGAAGAATGCACTTGGTTTTGTGATCCCATTGGTGTTCATTGCCACATGCTATGCTGGCATCCGAAAGCACTTGATGAAGGCCAGTGGATTCGGGAAGAACCAGCTCATGAGAGACAGGGTGCTGAAGATGGCAGCTGCAGTTGTCCTGGCTTTTGTTATCTGTTGGCTTCCCTTCCACGTTTTAACTTTCTTGGATACTCTGGCATGGCTGCATGTCATCACCAACTGTGATGTGATCTCAGCCATCGACACTGCCATGCCTTTTGGCATCTGCATGGGCTTTGCAAACAGCTGCATCAATCCCTTCCTGTACTGTTTTGTTGGAAACCAGTTCCAAGAGAGATGCCGGCGCCTATTTAAGCTCAGAGTTTCTCAACTCCGCAAGAATAGAGACAGCATGTCTTCTAGAAAAGGGAATTCTCTTAAGGAAGTGGAGACCCTAATGGAATGA